In Carassius gibelio isolate Cgi1373 ecotype wild population from Czech Republic chromosome B2, carGib1.2-hapl.c, whole genome shotgun sequence, a single genomic region encodes these proteins:
- the LOC127950534 gene encoding neurturin has protein sequence MPAMPSVTDAPCHRKRWQVLVWVVMSLLPLVAGGRSRFRAESEAAVGFAGMEELPLEAFPDAQEELEEGSDSPWDGLFEPSVLVEDDQQPAIWERSPRSPDTSDIQTKGARKKKKKKEKEEKKKKEKSSRGQHSSRDCRVEKREMRVRDLGMGFDSDEIVLFKFCVGSCQRSRGNYDLALRALLANGSLPKRTARKVSAHPCCRPTGYEPVSFMDATTTWRTIKSLSAADCECVG, from the exons ATGCCTGCCATGCCATCAGTCACTGATGCACCTTGTCACAGGAAACGCTGGCAG GTGCTTGTATGGGTCGTCATGTCTCTGCTGCCCCTAGTGGCAGGAGGCAGGTCACGTTTTCGGGCAGAATCCGAAGCTGCGGTAGGATTTGCTGGGATGGAGGAGCTGCCATTAGAGGCTTTTCCAGATGCTCAGGAAGAGCTTGAGGAGGGCAGTGACTCCCCATGGGACGGTTTGTTTG AGCCATCTGTGCTTGTCGAGGATGACCAACAGCCAGCAATATGGGAACGTTCCCCCCGCTCACCGGACACTTCTGACATACAGACCAAAGGTGCacgcaagaaaaagaagaaaaaagagaaggaagaaaagaaaaagaaagagaagagcaGCAGGGGTCAGCATAGCAGCCGGGACTGTCGCGTAGAGAAACGTGAAATGCGTGTACGGGACCTGGGCATGGGCTTCGACTCAGACGAGATTGTCCTTTTCAAGTTCTGCGTCGGGTCCTGTCAGAGGTCTCGTGGGAACTATGACTTGGCTCTGCGTGCTCTTCTGGCCAACGGTAGTCTGCCCAAGCGCACCGCCAGGAAGGTTAGCGCACACCCCTGTTGCCGGCCCACGGGCTATGAACCCGTCTCTTTCATGGATGCTACCACAACCTGGAGAACCATCAAGTCCCTCTCCGCAGCAGACTGTGAGTGCGTGGGATGA